A window of Ananas comosus cultivar F153 linkage group 4, ASM154086v1, whole genome shotgun sequence contains these coding sequences:
- the LOC109709375 gene encoding transcription termination factor MTERF4, chloroplastic, giving the protein MKALLFSSHPKPPIPCFPRLTPHHHHHHQAPLKILYCRTISAAASAPSAPARHPPPPRRKSEQAKSNPPRASSLYARPSLAEMKAARAATRAQVYDFLRSLGVVPDELDGLELPATVDVMRERVDFLRSLGLSVADINAYPLVLGCSVKKNMVPVLDYLGKIGVRRSALTDFLRRYPQVLHASVVVDLAPVVKYLQGMDIKPAHVPRVLERYPELLGFKLEGTMSTSVAYLIGIGVARRELGGVLTRYPEVLGMRVGRVIKPFVEHLEGIGLPTLAVARLIEKRPHILGFSLEDQVKPNVGALVEFGIKEESLASVVAQYPDILGMELRAKLAAQQSLFESSVLVDRDEFGRVIEKMPQAVSLSRSAILKHVEFLKSCGFLLKQVSKMVIGCPQLLALNLDIMKMSFEYFHSEMDRDLEELVDFPAFFTYGLESTIRPRNQMIVKKGLKCSLGWMLNCSDAKFEERMQYDSIGIEEVEAEPVFDMKTLLQPREEDESGSECDEDADYEDSDDDSF; this is encoded by the coding sequence ATGAAGgccctcctcttctcctcccacCCCAAACCCCCCATCCCCTGCTTCCCCCGCCTCACCccgcaccaccaccaccaccaccaagcACCCCTCAAAATCCTATACTGCAGAACaatctccgccgccgcgtcgGCACCATCTGCTCCGGCCCGccaccctcctccgccgcggcgcaAATCGGAACAGGCCAAGAGCAACCCCCCTCGGGCGTCCTCCCTCTACGCCCGGCCCAGCCTCGCCGAGATGAAGGCCGCCCGCGCCGCCACCCGCGCCCAGGTGTACGACTTCCTCCGCTCCCTCGGCGTCGTCCCCGACGAGCTCGACGGCCTCGAGCTCCCCGCCACCGTCGACGTCATGCGCGAGCGCGTCGACTTCCTCCGCTCCCTCGGCCTCTCCGTCGCCGACATCAACGCCTACCCCCTCGTCCTCGGCTGCAGCGTCAAGAAGAACATGGTCCCCGTCCTCGACTACCTCGGCAAGATCGGCGTGCGCCGCTCCGCCCTCACCGACTTCCTCCGCCGCTACCCGCAGGTTCTCCACGCCAGCGTCGTCGTCGACCTCGCCCCCGTCGTCAAGTACCTGCAAGGGATGGACATCAAGCCCGCCCACGTCCCCCGCGTGCTCGAGCGCTATCCCGAGCTTCTGGGGTTCAAATTGGAGGGTACTATGAGCACGTCAGTGGCTTATTTAATAGGGATCGGAGTGGCGCGGAGAGAGTTGGGCGGCGTTCTCACCCGCTATCCGGAAGTTCTGGGTATGCGGGTGGGGAGGGTGATCAAGCCTTTCGTCGAGCACCTTGAGGGCATCGGTTTGCCGACGCTCGCCGTCGCGAGATTGATCGAGAAAAGGCCGCACATTCTAGGGTTCAGCTTGGAAGATCAAGTGAAGCCCAATGTGGGGGCTCTCGTCGAGTTTGGCATAAAAGAGGAGTCTTTAGCTTCTGTGGTGGCGCAGTATCCGGATATATTAGGAATGGAGCTGAGGGCTAAGCTTGCCGCACAGCAGAGCTTGTTCGAATCGAGCGTTCTCGTGGATCGTGATGAATTCGGGAGGGTGATCGAGAAGATGCCTCAGGCTGTTAGTCTCAGCCGCTCCGCCATATTGAAGCATGTTGAGTTCTTGAAAAGCTGTGGGTTTTTGTTGAAGCAGGTGAGTAAGATGGTTATCGGGTGTCCGCAGTTGCTTGCTTTGAATCTGGATATTATGAAGATGAGCTTCGAGTATTTCCATAGTGAGATGGATAGGGATTTAGAGGAACTGGTCGATTTCCCTGCTTTCTTTACGTACGGTCTGGAGTCCACAATACGACCCAGGAATCAGATGATAGTCAAGAAGGGCCTGAAGTGCTCTCTTGGATGGATGCTTAATTGCAGTGATGCAAAGTTTGAAGAGCGGATGCAGTACGATTCTATTGGGATTGAGGAAGTAGAAGCAGAACCGGTGTTTGACATGAAAACTCTGTTACAGCCCAGGGAAGAAGATGAGTCTGGTTCTGAGTGCGATGAAGATGCTGATTATGAAGATAGTGATGATGACTCCTTTTGA